AAGTAAAACTATAAATTATTCATCACTCTAACCCTCCTTAAGGAGATAGGTATCTCACTTGAGTTACAGCAAGCTCATTCATATATACATTGCATACTAAGAAAGGAAGTAATCATTAACTATTTACTCGAGCTAATTAGCAGACAATTCGAACCTCATGATGAGGAAGCAGCCCTAATAGCTTTCTGCAATTCACTCTCAACATCACTAGCTCGATTCCCGTTGGAGGTGTTCTTCTTCACCTCTTTCTTCGCATTATCTCCCCCACTATTCCTCTTATTCCTCCACTGCTCAAATCCCCCTGAATTCTCAATCACCTGCACACCTACAAACTCTGCCTCACCAACACCCTTTCTAACAGCATTCCCCATCTTCATTTCCTCCAACCTATGTTTCATCTCTCTATTCTCTCTCTGCAACATCTCCAACTCCTTTTTCATCCAAAAACACATACCTTTCAGCAACTCCGTTTCGCCTGAATTCTCatccttcttctccttcaccTCCTTAACTTcctcaactctcttaatcccgATCTTATTCACACTTAAAAACGGCATCCTGTTCCCCAAATCCTTGGGGAAATTCACACCCCAACGACAATCCATCATAACCCTTTTCGTCAAAGGCAATTCCGTCTTCGCCATTACAGCAATCCCCTTAAAGATCGAATCTTTAGCATAGTCCTCCATCGAGAATTCCTTAAAACTCGATGGCCTCTCCAAAGGAACAAACCCAAATGAATTCCCATCACCATTCTGCTTACCAACAGCACTAGAATTAGAATTCGGGTCAGAAACAGTGCTTTTACGAAGCGAAAAAGAACCCAATTGGGGTTTGAAGAGAAGGGTAAAAGTGGGAGTTTGATTAGGATTCAAAGGGGAGAAGGAAAAGTTAGCAGAAATGGCTAAAGGTGAGTTCTTGGGAGACCCAAAAACCCCAATTCCAGATTTGAGAGTGAGAGTTAAAGGAGGGGCGATGGAGCTAGTGGAGCTGGGGGTTGATGCAGTGGAGTAGGCGAGTTTAAGGATAGGTCCAGAAGGGAAACTGGTGGCAAGAGAAAGGGAGAGATCAGAAGGGTGGTGGGTGGTGGTGGAAAAGCAAGAGAGGAAAGGAAGGTTGAAAATGGAAATGGGGATTTTGGCACGAAGGAGAAGTGGGTGTGTTTGTGATTGTTTTTGGTGGTTGTGGATTTGAGATTGGTCTTGGAGTTTCAGTGAGAGCTTCATCGTTTTTCTCTCCGAAGGTAAAATGGAAGCTTTTCGTTTATGGGGGATACTTGCCTTACCAAGATTGTGAAGCAGAGAAGCTCTGGGGAAAACGAGGGATGTTGATTGGACTTTAAACATTGGGCCTAAAGCTAATTTTGAGCAACAAATGGCAAATGGGACACATACATTTTAGGGAAAACTCCATTAAGTTAGTTGGGTCGGGCTTGGGTTATATATTTCGGTTGTGGGTTATTAGGTAATATCTATTGATTTGGGGCTTTCCGTTAATATGAGGGGTACGGGTGACGAGTTTTGTAACGGTGAGGTCATGAATAACTCAATTTTAACGATAAGGATAAACTTAACTATTAAATGAAAGTTAAAGGggtaattttgaccctttttcctAAAATGAAATTATACCTATATGGaataataaactaataataTTTGCCATCTCATGTaatttttcctacattttaaAAGTATCTACAACTTTGAAGTTTGATGTAAAGTAAAAACatgtaaacaataaataactTTTGTattctatataaaaaaaatgtgaaatatAACAACACTAGataaattcatcattaattgttttaatttaaaatgaataaagctCAAATGTGTTTGAGAATATCACTCATTAATATAGATAGTAACTCACTGATAGATTTACTGTGTAACTACACTAATTCAAATCCCATTGTTGAATTAGTGAGATTCTTTAtttaagaaagagagaaaacagATTTTGGaggtgtttttctttttttacagttttttaaaacttaagagTACATTTAGTATAATAAAAGAAGTTACAAGAAATGTTTgtaatataaaaacaaaagagtcaTTGCACTtagcctttttttttaaatccaaGATCACTATAATCTTTGACTGATCTGTTTCTAAATTTGGcatattaattagaatttgcTTTTAAATTATTTGGAAAAGAAGGCGGGAATATATTTTTTGAGGTgaatttgtataattataaGAGATGATATTTAATATGGTCAATTTAACTActtaatagataaataaaaacacacaaatataaaaaacaatcaaaatttggacaaaaaataactattttgtACACTTTATTAGGAGttaaaatattcaattaaaatatgacttaaaatatGACTTAATTTGGATGACCATGAAATATATTGGCAAATTTAAGAGGCCTCAGTGGACCAATTATAAATGTGCCTCATTATTGCAAAGTTGACCAATATTAAAATATCTTGAccaataataaaatatctttttcaatcctattaatataatttgaaaGAGATAAACATAATATAGCTATACAAGCTATAACTATAAATAGACACTCATATCTCCCTCCACTGAATTATAAGAAGGAAAGCAAACGTCTCACACATCCAATTATTCAATTACCACCTTCATTTCTACTTACAAACCATGCCTCATCTGTCATCGCGCCGTTGTCGACATTCAAACCATCTCGCTCCACCACCACCCCGCCGCCACCACCAACAATGCTTCAACAGCTAATATTCAATAGTATCATTTTCGTTCTGTTGATAAAACACCTCAATTAGAATTGGAGATATGATTTTCCAGCCATTCACCGACTTTAGTTTCCATATGAACAAAAATCAAGAACTAATTATGGACATTCAAGTCCTCGTGTATCTGGCTCAAATTACAACAAAAGGAATGAGGTTGGAGATAGAAGCCTACGATAACTATATGAATTTTCCAGAAAATTATCCACCAATGGAGAATCTAATTTTTACCCAATAGGGGGAAGACTACCCAATCACAGCGGATATCTCATGGACCGAATCCCTTTTTATCACCCCAAAATTAGGAGTGACAGTACTCTAAACAAACAACACACCAGTCTCATCGATCCACGTCCCAATTTCCATCCCTTCGAGTAGTAGGTACATCCTACcttcacaccaacaataaatTGAAGAAGACATAACTCCACCATCAATGATGGCACTCCAATAGGAAATTCGCCCAAATGTTTATGTTCTCAAATCCATGAAATCCTATCGTAAATATGTATTTAAATGAGATGTCAtgggaatttttttaaaaatgcacATTTATGAATAAGATTTCATGGAGTTGAGAATGTAAACCTTTGGGCGAATTCCTTGTTGGAGTGTCATCGATGAAAGAATAGTTGTGTTTTATTCGATATGTGGTTGGTGTGAAGGTGGGGCGTGACTACTGCTTGAAGGGTCAAAAATTGATACGTGAATCGGCGAGACTGTTCGGTAGTTCGTTCTCAGTACTGTCACACTTGATTGTTGGGGGTTATAGAAAGGGAGCTCTGTCCATGGGAGAATTGTTGGGATTGGGTAGTTGTCCCCCATTGGGTGAAAATTGGATTCTCCACTGGTGGGTAATTTTTCCTGAGAAATTCGTGTGGTTGTCGTAGGCTTCTATCCCCAACCTTATTCTTTCTGTTATAATTTGAGTCAGGTACACGGgatcttaaatatttataattatctCTTGGTTGTTGTCTACATGGAAACTAAATGTTGTTGAATGGCCGGAGAGCCCTATCTTCAACCATGTCGTATGTTTCTTAAGcagaaaaataagataaaaaaaagcGACGAAATCCGTTGCTTCTTGAAAAGCGATGAAAGTGATTGTGTCGCTTTTACGTCGATTTTGTCCCCAAAACGATGTTGTCCGTCGCTTTTGGCCATCATTTTTCAagcattttttttgtaaataccTATTAGAAAAATAAGGAGGCTCTCCTCTCAAATTTCTTGTCTAATTTATTGATTCATTCTATTTTAGCTGTGTTTTACGATATATCTTTAATATTATGT
This Solanum dulcamara chromosome 8, daSolDulc1.2, whole genome shotgun sequence DNA region includes the following protein-coding sequences:
- the LOC129899048 gene encoding uncharacterized protein LOC129899048, whose product is MFKVQSTSLVFPRASLLHNLGKASIPHKRKASILPSERKTMKLSLKLQDQSQIHNHQKQSQTHPLLLRAKIPISIFNLPFLSCFSTTTHHPSDLSLSLATSFPSGPILKLAYSTASTPSSTSSIAPPLTLTLKSGIGVFGSPKNSPLAISANFSFSPLNPNQTPTFTLLFKPQLGSFSLRKSTVSDPNSNSSAVGKQNGDGNSFGFVPLERPSSFKEFSMEDYAKDSIFKGIAVMAKTELPLTKRVMMDCRWGVNFPKDLGNRMPFLSVNKIGIKRVEEVKEVKEKKDENSGETELLKGMCFWMKKELEMLQRENREMKHRLEEMKMGNAVRKGVGEAEFVGVQVIENSGGFEQWRNKRNSGGDNAKKEVKKNTSNGNRASDVESELQKAIRAASSS